In Phosphitispora fastidiosa, the genomic stretch GTTGACAGGCAGGGTACTCTTGATACTCTTGAAGTACTTGTGGAAGTTTCGGAAAAGATGTTCTCTGATGAGGTACGTAAAATGGAAGAGCTTGAAAGGAAGCTGGGCCACGAAATAGCCAGTCTTCTTGGTATATCTGCCAAGATCAAGCTGGTGGAACCAAAGACGATTCCACGGAGCGAAGGCAAGGCAAAACGTGTCATTGATAATAGGGAATTATAAAGAAGAATTGTGACCACCGAACTATAAGGAGGGAAAACGATTGAAAGTACAACAGATTTCTGTTTTTCTTGAAAACAAGTCCGGAAGGCTGGCTGAACTAACAGAGGTGCTGGGTCAGGCAGGAATAAATATCAGGGCCTTGTCCATTGCAGATACATCTGATTTTGGTATTTTGAGGCTTATTGTTAATAAGCCGGAAGAGGCCTTCAGGATACTAAAAGATGATGGGTTTAGTGTGAGTATTACTGATGTAATTGCTGTGGAAGTTCAGGATGATCCGGGAGGCCTTGCCAGGGTGATGGGCATTTTAAATTCTGCTGGGATAAATATAGAATACCTGTATGCTTTTCTGGAAAAGTCATCAAATGATGCCCTGGTCGTGTTCCGGGTGGAACAGGTAGATGAAGCTGTAGAACTTCTGGCGAAGCACAATGTTAACGTGGTTAAAGGCAGCGAGGTTTATAAACTATAAAATTGAGGGGGTTACCGTGAATTTGGGGTAATGCCCCTTTTTGCATAATTACTGCCTATATACCAAAAAATTTATTGCTAAGGGGGGAATACTATGAGGAAGAACCTGCCGTTTTTAGTTCTCTTTGTTGTGGTGGCAGTGGTTATCGGCGGTTACCTCGGTTACACTTCCCTGAACGAAGAGAAAACTGTAATCCCGGAAAACAGGGA encodes the following:
- a CDS encoding ACT domain-containing protein; this translates as MKVQQISVFLENKSGRLAELTEVLGQAGINIRALSIADTSDFGILRLIVNKPEEAFRILKDDGFSVSITDVIAVEVQDDPGGLARVMGILNSAGINIEYLYAFLEKSSNDALVVFRVEQVDEAVELLAKHNVNVVKGSEVYKL